The Setaria viridis chromosome 6, Setaria_viridis_v4.0, whole genome shotgun sequence genome contains a region encoding:
- the LOC117860811 gene encoding uncharacterized protein, with protein MASILRRSATPARQLLLLPRHLAAAGAAPASSRSLSQYHPRDGSPRCDPLGTSVNWGVTIVPERKAFVVERLGKYHRMLTPRIHLLVPGVDRIIFVHSLKEQVIPISDQSVLTRNSVCLQIDGGLFVKIFDPYLASYGVENPISAVIQLAQTTMSELGKMTLDKAFKERDALNENIVRLINEAAMDWGVECICFEIRDISPPHVIKVAMEMEVEAELEKRVQIHESEAAVTSQANLAKGM; from the exons aTGGCAAGCATCCTCCGGCGCTCCGCCACCCCGGcgcgccagctcctcctcctcccgcgccacctcgccgctgccggcgccgctcccGCCTCGTCCCGCTCCCTCTCCCAGTACCACCCCCGCGACGGCAGCCCTCG GTGCGACCCGCTGGGCACGTCGGTGAACTGGGGAGTGACCATTGTCCCGGAAAGGAAGGCCTTCGTGGTGGAGAGGCTGGGCAAGTACCACCGGATGCTCACTCCTAGAATCCACCTGCTGGTGCCCGGAGTCGACAGAATCATCTTCGTCCACTCGCTCAAGGAGCAGGTGATTCCCATTTCCGACCAGTCCGTCCTCACCAGAAATAGCGTCTGCCTGCAGATCGACGGCGGACTCTTCGTGAAG ATTTTTGATCCATACCTCGCTTCCTATGGTGTGGAGAATCCAATTTCTGCTGTCATACAACTTGCACAAACAACAATGAGTGAGCTTGGGAAAATGACATTGGACAAGGCTTTTAAGGAGAGAGATGCATTGAATGAGAACATTGTG AGATTGATCAATGAGGCAGCAATGGATTGGGGCGTGGAGTGTATCTGTTTTGAGATTA GGGACATATCTCCTCCACATGTGATTAAAGTAGCAATGGAGATGGAAGTAGAGGCAGAATTGGAAAAGCGTGTCCAAATCCATGAATCAGAAG CTGCTGTGACAAGCCAGGCTAATCTTGCAAAGGGTATGTGA